CGCACCCACCGAGCCCGGCGAGCGCGCCGATAGCGCACCCACCGACCGTGCCGACCGCGGCGACCGCGGGCAGACGGCCCTGGCGTCCCGTCCGCTCGAGCACTTCACTGCCCGCAGTCTCGGGGGTCTCGCCGCGGTTGTAGCCGCCGGTATCGCCTTCGGCGTGCTGCTCGCGCTCGTGCGGTTCCGCTTCGGGCCGCTCTACGACCTCGACCACGGGGTCGCCGCCGCGGCCAACCGGTATGTCGCCGACCACGAGGGGCTTCTGGGGATCATCCAGTTCGTCACTGGCATCGGCGGCCCGCTCAAGGTGTGGGTGGTCGTCCTCGCCGTCGCCGTCCTGCTGATCCGGCGGCGGATCCGGTTGGCGGTCTTCCTGGTCGTCTCCGGGCTCGGCGCCCTGGCGCTAGATCCGACGATCAAGCTGCTGGTCGGCCGCCTCCGGCCGGTCGTCGACGTGCCGGTCGCGCACGCGCCCGGCAACAGCTTCCCGAGTGGACACGCGCTCGGGTCGTTCGTGGTCTACGGCGCGCTGCTGCTGGTCTTCCTTCCGGCGGTGCACAAGCGCTGGCGGCCCGTCGCCATCGCCGTCGTCGCCACGCTGGTCGTTCTCATCGGTGTCAGCCGGATCGCCCTCGGCGTGCACTTCGTTTCCGACGTGCTCGCCGGCTGGTTGCTCGGCGCTGCCTGGCTCGGGGTCACCCTCTACGCCTTCCGCCTCTGGCGCCGGGAAGACGGTCGCCGGGCGCCGAAGATCACCGAAGGGCTCGAACCCGAGGCGGCCGACGACCTGCAGCCGGCGCCCGACGAGCGGGCCGTCCTGCACCACCCCTGGGCCGAGACGGCGGAGGTGCTGGTCGGCTGGGTGCTCGTACTCGGAGCGCTCTTCGGATTTGGCATGTATGCCAGTTATCACGCCGACGGCACCTTGCTCGCCACGCTGGACACGGCGGTGCCCCGCTGGTTTGCCGAGCACCGCGACCCGACCCTCGACGGCTGGAGCTGGTGGGCCAGCAAGGCCGGTGACACGCACACGATCCTCGCCGTGTCGCTCGTCTTCTGCACGCTCGTTCTGGCACGCTGGCGGCAATGGCGGCCGATCCTGTTCCTGGCACTGGTGATGGTCGGCGAGTTGACGCTGTTCCTCGCCTCGGCCGCCGCGGTCGACCGGCCCCGCCCCGCCGTTTCGCACCTCGATCAGAACCTGCCGACCTCGTCCTTCCCCAGCGGGCACATCGCCGCCACGCTGTGTCTCTGGACCACGATCTCGATCATTGTGCTGGCCCGCACCGACCGTTGGTGGCGCTGGCTGCCGGTGGTGGCCGCGGTCGTCCTGCCGGTGATCGTCACCAGCGGTCGGTTCTACCGCGGCATGCACCATCCGAGCGACCTGCTCGGCGCGATGTTGCTGACCGGGCTCTGGATCAGCCTGCTCTACATCGTGGTCAAGCCCAATGCCGAGGCGGTGGCCAGCCATGCGGGTGATGACCTACAACATCAAAACCGGGGGGTACGACGGCTCGCGCGGCACCCGTCTTGACGCCATCGCCGAGGTCATCGGGTCCGCACTGCCGGACGTGGTGGCCCTCCAGGAACTCCGGGGTGACTCGGGGCCCTGGCTGGCCGAGCGGCTCGGCATGCGGATGGTCCGCGCCCGCTCCTCCTGGGGCCAGCCGGTCGCGGTCCTGATCGGTCCGGAGTGGACGGTGCTGACCGAAGGCACCGTGGCCCGCCCGTTCCACCACGCCGCCGCCCGGGTCGAGATCGCCACACTCGGCGGCCCGCTCACCGTCATCTCCGCGCACCTGCACCCGCACTGGGGCTGGCGCCGGCTGCACGAGGCGCGCTGGCTGGTGACCGCGGTCGGCAAGGCGCGGCTGGCACTGGTGTTGGGCGACCTCAACACCCTCGACCCGTGGACCGATCACCAGGAACGGCTGCGCGCGCTGCCGCCGGCCTACCGGGTGCGGCACCTGCGCTGGCGCCCCCTCGGCCGCGAGCCCAGCGACCGCGACATCGGCACGGTCGCCCGCGTCGACACCCGGGCGGTCGCCGCGCTCGACGCCGCCGGCCTGGTCGACGTCTTCCGGGCCGTGGGGGAGGGGCCGGCCGAGACCGCGCCGACCGCCCTCGGCGGCGCCGAGTTCTCCGGCATGCGCCTCGACTACCTGTTCGCCACCCCGGGCCTGGCCGCGCACGTGCGTTCCTGCCGGATCATCAAGACGCCGGCGGCCGACCGGGCCAGCGACCACTACCCAGTGGTCGCGGAGATCGACATCTGACCGCAAGCATTGCTCTGCTGCCACATACGCCCCGCCCTGGCGGCGGGGTGGGGCCTATCCGGCAGCAGAGCAAGCACCGACATTGACAGCCGCCGAAACGCGATGGCAACATGGGAGCGCTTCCAAGGATGACCATCGATCTCTGACGGTGAGGGAACCCCGTGATACGTAGCCGGATCGGCGCCGCAACCGTCCTCGCACTCGTCGCGGCCGGCCTGGTCGGGTCGGTGGGCAGCCCAGCGGCCGCCGCACCCGTGGAGCACATCACCAACGGCACCTTCGACAGCGGCACCGCACCGTGGTGGTCGACCTCCAACACCACCCTCGAGGTCCGCGACGGCCGCCTCTGCGCCGACATCCCCGGCGGCACCGCCAACCCGTGGGACGTCGCCCTCGGCCACAACGGGATCCCGCTGGTCGACGGCGCGGCCTACACCCTCACGTTCACGGCGACCGCGCCGACCACGGTCACGGCCAACGTGCAGCTCAACGAGGCGCCATACACGACGGTCCTGTCGACCGCGGTCACCCCGGACGGCACCACACAAACACGCACCTTCACCAGCGGCCTGACCGCCGCCGACGGCACCTTCACCCTGCAACTCGGCGGCAAGCCCGACCCCTACACGTTCTGCCTCGACGACGTCAGTCTGACCAGCGAAAGCGAGCTGGCACCCGAGCAGATCGAGAACGGCGACTTCGGCGACGGCACCGCCGGCTGGTACTCCTACGGCACCACGAGCACAGCGGTCGAAGACGGCCGGCTCTGCTCCGTCGTGCCCGGCGGGCTGGCCAACCCGTGGGACGCCGGCGTCGGGCAGAACGACGTGCCGCTGATCGCCGGGTCCGCGTACACGCTGAGTTTTGACGCTGAAGCCGACCCCGCCTCGACCGTGCGGGTCGCGGTGCAGCTCGGCGCCGACCCGTTCACCGGCTATTTCAGCCGCGACCTGGCGCTGACCGCGGCCGGTGACCACTACGAGTTCACCTTCACCGCACCCGACGACACCCCGGTCGCCCAGGTCGCGTTCCAGGTCGGCGCCAATCCGGCCGGCTACCGCTTCTGCCTCGACAACGTCTCGTTGCGCGGCGGCGAGGCCGAGCCGCCCTACGTGCCGGACACCGGCCCGCGGGTGCGGGTCAACCAGGTCGGCTACCTCCCCGACGGCCCGAAGCGCGCGACGCTCGTCACCGACGCCACCACCGCCCTGCCCTGGCAGCTCAAGACCAGCACCGGCACCGTCGTGGCCAGCGGCACGACCACCCCGCGCGGCCTCGACGCCGCCTCCGGCCAGAACACCCACACCATCGATTTCACGGGGTACGCCGCACAGGCGCGCGACCTCACCCTCGTGGCCGACGGCGAGACCAGCCACCCGTTCGACGTGCAGAAGAACGTCTACGACCGGCTGCGCTCCGACTCGCTGCAGTTCTTCTACATCCAGCGCAGCGGCATCGCGATCGACGGCGGCCTGGTCGGCGCCCAATATGCCCGCCCGGCCGGCCACCTCGGCGTGGCGCCCAACCAGGGCGACACCGACGTGCCCTGCCAGCCCGGCGTCTGCGACTACCGGCTGGACGCCCGCGGCGGCTGGTACGACGCCGGCGACCACGGCAAATACGTCGTCAACGGCGGCATCGCGACCGCCCAGTTGCTGAGCGCCTACGAGCGCACCAAGACCGCACCGACCGCGGGCTTCGGCACGGCGCTCGGCGACAACACGCTGCGGGTGCCCGAGCGGGGCAACGCCGTGCCCGACATCCTCGACGAGGCCCGCTGGGAGCTCGACTGGATGCTGCGCATGCAGGTCCCGGCCGGCAAGCCGCTGGCCGGCATGGTGCACCACAAGCTGCACGACCAGAACTGGACCGGCCTGCCGCTCGCGCCGACCGCCGACCCCCAGCCGCGCGAGTTGCACCCGCCGTCGACCGCCGCCACCCTCAACCTGGCGGCGACCGCGGCCCAGGGCGCCCGGCTCTGGGCACCTTATGACCCGGCCTTCGCGGCCCGGGCCCTCACCGCGGCCAAGACGGCCTACGCGGCAGCCAAGGCCCACCCGGCGGTCTACGCCAGCGGCGCCGACGGCAACGGCGGCGGCGCCTACAGCGACAACGACGTCACCGACGAGTTCTACTGGGCCGCGGCCGAGCTCTACCTCACCACCGGCGCCGCGACCTACCGCACCGACGTCACGGCCTCGCCGCACCACACCGGCGACGTGTTCACCGCGACCGGCTTCTCCTGGGGCAGCACCGCCGCCCTCGGCCGCCTCGACCTGGCGACCGTCCCCAATGGACTGCCGAAGGCCGACCGGGCCCGGATCCGCCAGTCCGTGCTGACCGCCGCCGACGCCTACCTCGCGACCGCCGGTGGCCAGGCCTACGGGCTGCCGATGCCGGGGACACCCGGTTCCTACTTCTGGGGCGGCAACAGCAACGTCATCAACAACGCCGTGGTGCTGGCGACCGCCTACGACCTGTCGGGCCGGGCCACCTACCGGACCGGGGCGGTCGAGGCGATGGACTACATCTTCGGCCGCAACGCGCTCAACCAGTCCTATGTGACCGGTTGGGGGGAGCACGCGTCGGAGAACCAGCACACCCGGATCTTCGCCAACCAGCTCGACCCGGCGCTGCCGCACCCGCCGGCCGGCTCGATCGCCGGTGGCGCCAACGCCGGCCTCGACGACCCCTTCGCCAAGCAGCTCCTCGACGGCTGCAAGCCGATGTTCTGCTACGTCGACGACATCAACTCCTACGCCACCAACGAGGTCGCCATCAACTGGAACTCGGCGCTGGCCTGGATCTCGTCGTTCCTCGCCGACCAGGGTGCCGCCGCCGCGCCCGCCGTGAGCTGCAAGGTGGTCTACACCGACTACGGCACCTGGCAGGGCGGCCAGGGCTTCACCGGCCAGCTCGACATCACCAACACCGGCCGCACGCCGATCGACGGCTGGACCGCGCGGTTCGCGTTCACCGGCGACCAGAAGCTCCGCGATGCCTGGCTGGCCAAGGCGACCCAGTCCGGCGCGGTGCTGACCGCCCGCAACGAGTCCTACAACGCCCGCATCCAACCCGGTTCCACCGTCATGTTCGGCTTCAATGCCACCCAGTCGTCCTCCTACGCCAATCCCGCGCCGGGCCTGGTGACCGTCAACGGAAACCAGTGCTCGTCATGAGGAAGGTCGCGGTCGTGACGGCGACCGCACTCCTCGGCGCGAGCCTCGCCGCCGCGGTGGGCACCGCCACCGCGGCGGCGGGGTGCCGGGTCGACTACGCGGTCAGCAACCAGTGGCAGGGCGGCTTCGGCGCGAGCGTGACCGTGACCAACCTCGGTGACCCGATCACGGGGTGGACGCTGACCTGGAGCTACGCCGCCGGGCAGACCGTCACCCAGGCGTGGAACGCGACCGTGACCCAGGCCGGCGCGGCGGTCACCGCGCGCGATGCCGGCTACAACGCGGCGCTGCCGACCAACGGCACGGCCACGTTCGGCTTCAACGGCGCCTGGACCGCCAGCAACCCGGCACCACAGACGTTCACCCTCAACGGGGCCGGCTGCACAGGCACGACACCGACCAACCCGCCAACGACCGAGCCGACGCCGCCCCCGACGACGCCGCCGCCGACCAACCCACCGGCCGCCGGTGCGAAACAGGTGGAAGACCTGGACCGCGGCGCGATCAGCGTCCGCTCCGGCAACGGCAACCTGGTCTCCTGGCGGCTGCTGGGCACCGAGGCCACCGACACCGGCTTCCACGTCTACCGCGGCACCACCCGGCTGACCGGCACCCCGATCACCGCCACCACCAACTACCTCGACGCCGGAGCGCCGGCCGACGCGACGTACACCATCCGCGCTGTCACCGGCGGCGTCGAACAGCCGGCGAGCCCACCCGCGCTCCGCTTCGCCAACGGCTATTTCGACGTGCCGCTGCAACGGCCGCCCGGCGGCACGACCCCGACCGGCGAGGCGTTCACCTACAGCGCCAACGACGCGTCGGTCGGCGACCTCGACGGCGACGGCGACTTCGAGATCGTGCTCAAGTGGGACCCGTCCAACAGCAAGGACAACTCGCAGTCCGGCTACACCGGGCCGGTTCTGGTTGACGCCTACCGCCTCGACGGCACCCGGCTGTGGCGGATCGACCTCGGCCGCAACATCCGCGCGGGAGCGCATTACACCCAGTTCCAGGTGTACGACTACGACGGCGACGGCGCCGCCGAGCTCGCGCTGAAGACGGCCGACGGCACCCGCGACGGGGCCGGCCAGGTGATCGGCAACGCGTCCGCCGACTACCGCAACAGCAGCGGCTACGTGCTGACCGGCCCGGAGTTCCTCACCATGTTCGACGGCCGCACGGGCGCCGTGCGCAGCACCATCGACTACGTGCCGGCCAGAGGCACCGTGTCGAGCTGGGGAGACAGCTACGGCAACCGGGTCGACCGGTTCCTGGCCGGCACCGCCTACCTCGACGGCACCCGGCCGAGCCTGATCGTCTCGCGCGGCTACTACACCCGCACGGTCATCGTCGCCTACGACTTCCGCGACGGCACCCTGCGCCGCCGCTGGACCTTCGACTCCAACGCGGCCGGGTCGGCCTACGCCGGCCAGGGCAACCACAGCCTGACCATCGGTGACGTCGACGCCGACGGCCGCGACGAGGTGGTGTTCGGCGCGATGGCGATCGACGACAACGGCGCTCCACTGTGGAACACCGGGAACGGCCACGGCGACGCCGCGCATCTCGGCGACCTCGACCCGGCCCGCGCCGGCCTCGAATACTTCAAGGTCTCGGAAGACGGCAGCAAACCGGCGTCGTGGTTCGCCAGCGCGCGCACCGGCCAGGTGCTCTGGTCGACCGCCCCGGCCGGCGACAACGGGCGCGGCGTGGCCGCCGACGTCTACGCCGGCAGCCCCGGCGCCGAGTCGTGGTCGGCCGCCGTCGACGGGCTGCGCTCCACCAGCGGCGCCAACGTCGGCCGCAAACCGTCGTCGACCAACTTCGTCATCTGGTGGGACGGCGACCCGGTGCGCGAGCTGCTCGACCAGACCCGGATCGACAAATACGGCACGGGCGGCGACACCCGGCTGCTGACCGGCTCCGGGGTGGCCAGCAACAACGGCACCAAGGCCACCCCGGCACTGGCCGGCGACATCCTCGGCGACTGGCGCGAGGAGGTGATCTGGCGGACCAGCGAGAGCACGGCGCTAAGGATCTACGCGACCCCTACGCCGACCGACCGCCGGATCCACACGCTGGCCCACGACCCGCAATACCGGGTCGCGCTCGCGTGGCAGAACACCGCCTACAACCAGCCGCCGCACCCCAGCTTCTTCATCGGAAACGGGATGGCGGCACCGCCGCGGCCCAACGTCTACCCGCGCTGATCGGCCAGCGACCGCACCAGCTCGAAGGAACGGATCCGGTCCTCCACGTCGTACACCATCGTGGTGAGCATCAGCTCGTTGGCCTGGGTCGCCTTGAGCAGGGCGGAAAGCTGTCCGGCCACGGTCTCCGGCGAGCCGACCGCCTGACCGACCTGGCGGTCGGCCATGAACGCCCGCTCGACGTCGCTGAGCGGGTAGGCGGCCGCCTCCTCCGGCGTGGCCAGCGGCTGTGGGCGGCCCTGGCGCATCCGCAGGAACGAGAGCCCGGCCGGACCGGTCAGATACTGGGCGCGCTCGTCGGTCTCGGCGCACACGGTGGAGACCGCGACCATCGCGTAGGGCTCGTCGAGCCAGCGCGACGGCGTGAACCGGTCGCGGTAGAGGGCCAGCGCCGGCAGCGTGTTCTGGGCGCTGAAGTGGTGTGCGAACGCGAACGGCAGCCCGAGCAGCCCGGCAAGCTGGGCGCTGAAGCCGCTCGATCCGAGCAGCCACACGTCGGGCGACTCGCCGGCACCGGGCGACGCGACGATCGGGCCCGGGCTGTCACCGGTGAAGTAGTTGATCAGGCTGGCCAACTCCTGCGGGAAGTCCTCCGCGGAGAGCCCCTCGACGGTCCGGCGCAGGGCCAGCGCGGTGGCCTGGTCGGTGCCGGGCGCCCGGCCGATGCCGAGGTCGATCCGGCCGGGGTGCAGCGCCGAGAGCGTGCCGAACTGCTCGGCGACGACCAGCGGGGCGTGGTTGGGCAGCATCACGCCGCCGGACCCGACCTTGATGGTCGACGTCGAGGCGGCGAGGTGGGCCAACAGGACGGCCGGTGCCGAGGAGGCGATCGCCGGCATGTTGTGGTGCTCGGCGACCCAGAACCGGCGGAAGCCGAGCT
This genomic interval from Asanoa ferruginea contains the following:
- a CDS encoding endonuclease/exonuclease/phosphatase family protein — its product is MRVMTYNIKTGGYDGSRGTRLDAIAEVIGSALPDVVALQELRGDSGPWLAERLGMRMVRARSSWGQPVAVLIGPEWTVLTEGTVARPFHHAAARVEIATLGGPLTVISAHLHPHWGWRRLHEARWLVTAVGKARLALVLGDLNTLDPWTDHQERLRALPPAYRVRHLRWRPLGREPSDRDIGTVARVDTRAVAALDAAGLVDVFRAVGEGPAETAPTALGGAEFSGMRLDYLFATPGLAAHVRSCRIIKTPAADRASDHYPVVAEIDI
- a CDS encoding LLM class flavin-dependent oxidoreductase, translating into MIDVPLSVLDVAPVAANGSPAEALAHTTALARRTEELGFRRFWVAEHHNMPAIASSAPAVLLAHLAASTSTIKVGSGGVMLPNHAPLVVAEQFGTLSALHPGRIDLGIGRAPGTDQATALALRRTVEGLSAEDFPQELASLINYFTGDSPGPIVASPGAGESPDVWLLGSSGFSAQLAGLLGLPFAFAHHFSAQNTLPALALYRDRFTPSRWLDEPYAMVAVSTVCAETDERAQYLTGPAGLSFLRMRQGRPQPLATPEEAAAYPLSDVERAFMADRQVGQAVGSPETVAGQLSALLKATQANELMLTTMVYDVEDRIRSFELVRSLADQRG
- a CDS encoding phosphatase PAP2 family protein, with product MTVGTTKDDDGGGKRHDPGEHDRREAGDRGNQHDPAPTAGGERGDRAPTEPGERADSAPTDRADRGDRGQTALASRPLEHFTARSLGGLAAVVAAGIAFGVLLALVRFRFGPLYDLDHGVAAAANRYVADHEGLLGIIQFVTGIGGPLKVWVVVLAVAVLLIRRRIRLAVFLVVSGLGALALDPTIKLLVGRLRPVVDVPVAHAPGNSFPSGHALGSFVVYGALLLVFLPAVHKRWRPVAIAVVATLVVLIGVSRIALGVHFVSDVLAGWLLGAAWLGVTLYAFRLWRREDGRRAPKITEGLEPEAADDLQPAPDERAVLHHPWAETAEVLVGWVLVLGALFGFGMYASYHADGTLLATLDTAVPRWFAEHRDPTLDGWSWWASKAGDTHTILAVSLVFCTLVLARWRQWRPILFLALVMVGELTLFLASAAAVDRPRPAVSHLDQNLPTSSFPSGHIAATLCLWTTISIIVLARTDRWWRWLPVVAAVVLPVIVTSGRFYRGMHHPSDLLGAMLLTGLWISLLYIVVKPNAEAVASHAGDDLQHQNRGVRRLARHPS
- a CDS encoding cellulose binding domain-containing protein, yielding MRKVAVVTATALLGASLAAAVGTATAAAGCRVDYAVSNQWQGGFGASVTVTNLGDPITGWTLTWSYAAGQTVTQAWNATVTQAGAAVTARDAGYNAALPTNGTATFGFNGAWTASNPAPQTFTLNGAGCTGTTPTNPPTTEPTPPPTTPPPTNPPAAGAKQVEDLDRGAISVRSGNGNLVSWRLLGTEATDTGFHVYRGTTRLTGTPITATTNYLDAGAPADATYTIRAVTGGVEQPASPPALRFANGYFDVPLQRPPGGTTPTGEAFTYSANDASVGDLDGDGDFEIVLKWDPSNSKDNSQSGYTGPVLVDAYRLDGTRLWRIDLGRNIRAGAHYTQFQVYDYDGDGAAELALKTADGTRDGAGQVIGNASADYRNSSGYVLTGPEFLTMFDGRTGAVRSTIDYVPARGTVSSWGDSYGNRVDRFLAGTAYLDGTRPSLIVSRGYYTRTVIVAYDFRDGTLRRRWTFDSNAAGSAYAGQGNHSLTIGDVDADGRDEVVFGAMAIDDNGAPLWNTGNGHGDAAHLGDLDPARAGLEYFKVSEDGSKPASWFASARTGQVLWSTAPAGDNGRGVAADVYAGSPGAESWSAAVDGLRSTSGANVGRKPSSTNFVIWWDGDPVRELLDQTRIDKYGTGGDTRLLTGSGVASNNGTKATPALAGDILGDWREEVIWRTSESTALRIYATPTPTDRRIHTLAHDPQYRVALAWQNTAYNQPPHPSFFIGNGMAAPPRPNVYPR
- a CDS encoding glycoside hydrolase family 9 protein: MIRSRIGAATVLALVAAGLVGSVGSPAAAAPVEHITNGTFDSGTAPWWSTSNTTLEVRDGRLCADIPGGTANPWDVALGHNGIPLVDGAAYTLTFTATAPTTVTANVQLNEAPYTTVLSTAVTPDGTTQTRTFTSGLTAADGTFTLQLGGKPDPYTFCLDDVSLTSESELAPEQIENGDFGDGTAGWYSYGTTSTAVEDGRLCSVVPGGLANPWDAGVGQNDVPLIAGSAYTLSFDAEADPASTVRVAVQLGADPFTGYFSRDLALTAAGDHYEFTFTAPDDTPVAQVAFQVGANPAGYRFCLDNVSLRGGEAEPPYVPDTGPRVRVNQVGYLPDGPKRATLVTDATTALPWQLKTSTGTVVASGTTTPRGLDAASGQNTHTIDFTGYAAQARDLTLVADGETSHPFDVQKNVYDRLRSDSLQFFYIQRSGIAIDGGLVGAQYARPAGHLGVAPNQGDTDVPCQPGVCDYRLDARGGWYDAGDHGKYVVNGGIATAQLLSAYERTKTAPTAGFGTALGDNTLRVPERGNAVPDILDEARWELDWMLRMQVPAGKPLAGMVHHKLHDQNWTGLPLAPTADPQPRELHPPSTAATLNLAATAAQGARLWAPYDPAFAARALTAAKTAYAAAKAHPAVYASGADGNGGGAYSDNDVTDEFYWAAAELYLTTGAATYRTDVTASPHHTGDVFTATGFSWGSTAALGRLDLATVPNGLPKADRARIRQSVLTAADAYLATAGGQAYGLPMPGTPGSYFWGGNSNVINNAVVLATAYDLSGRATYRTGAVEAMDYIFGRNALNQSYVTGWGEHASENQHTRIFANQLDPALPHPPAGSIAGGANAGLDDPFAKQLLDGCKPMFCYVDDINSYATNEVAINWNSALAWISSFLADQGAAAAPAVSCKVVYTDYGTWQGGQGFTGQLDITNTGRTPIDGWTARFAFTGDQKLRDAWLAKATQSGAVLTARNESYNARIQPGSTVMFGFNATQSSSYANPAPGLVTVNGNQCSS